One genomic segment of uncultured Desulfobacter sp. includes these proteins:
- a CDS encoding HD domain-containing phosphohydrolase, translating into MNSAKPKQTVVKASLLLVDDEASLLRLFKSTLGRSGYHCQVADNGEAALQLLEKQPFDVVVTDIAMPVMDGMALTKKVIESYGANVIVMTGKSDIYKYDQFISIGASDFVEKPFTVEELELRIRRVLNERRLKLRARAAHLELKEAYLDSIHRLVMASEYKDENTGDHIIRIGKFSRFMAMKMGLDKKEIETMYYASPMHDIGKIGIPDHIILKPGELTSQEFEIMKTHTIIGAKLLSRSKSAILQMAEEIAISHHEKFNGQGYPNGLSKEEIPLSGRIVAIVDTFDALTSKRPYKDPYSFEKVYDIIKGEREKHFDPSITDLFIDNFSYLFAIREKIGHLGDTTI; encoded by the coding sequence ATGAATTCAGCAAAGCCTAAACAAACGGTCGTCAAGGCAAGCCTTCTCTTGGTTGACGATGAAGCAAGCCTTCTTCGTCTCTTTAAAAGCACATTGGGCCGAAGCGGATACCATTGCCAGGTTGCTGATAATGGAGAGGCTGCCCTTCAATTGCTTGAAAAACAGCCCTTTGACGTGGTTGTAACAGACATTGCGATGCCGGTAATGGACGGGATGGCGCTCACCAAAAAAGTGATCGAATCCTACGGAGCCAATGTGATCGTCATGACAGGTAAAAGTGACATTTACAAGTATGATCAATTCATTAGCATCGGTGCCAGTGATTTCGTTGAAAAGCCTTTTACCGTGGAAGAGCTGGAGCTTAGAATCAGAAGAGTTCTCAACGAACGCAGACTAAAGCTTCGTGCCCGGGCAGCTCATTTAGAATTAAAAGAGGCATATCTTGATTCGATTCACCGTCTCGTCATGGCGTCTGAATATAAAGATGAGAACACCGGTGATCATATCATAAGAATCGGGAAGTTCAGCCGGTTCATGGCCATGAAAATGGGTTTGGACAAAAAAGAAATTGAAACGATGTATTATGCATCCCCCATGCATGATATCGGTAAAATCGGTATTCCAGACCATATCATACTCAAGCCGGGGGAATTGACCTCTCAGGAATTTGAAATCATGAAAACCCATACCATCATAGGCGCCAAACTTTTGTCTCGCTCTAAATCAGCAATCCTCCAAATGGCTGAGGAGATTGCAATCAGTCATCATGAAAAATTTAACGGCCAAGGGTATCCCAATGGACTTTCCAAAGAAGAGATTCCCTTAAGCGGAAGGATCGTCGCCATTGTTGATACCTTTGATGCATTGACATCCAAACGTCCTTACAAGGACCCGTATTCCTTTGAAAAAGTTTACGATATCATCAAAGGGGAGAGAGAAAAGCATTTTGATCCATCCATCACCGATCTTTTTATCGATAATTTTTCTTACTTGTTCGCCATAAGGGAAAAAATCGGGCACCTTGGTGACACCACAATATGA
- a CDS encoding response regulator yields the protein MSQEKKNRLKKKYDHTVLIVDDEEMVGKSLGRLLNKIGVKYVYMESGQAALEWVESAKKPFSLILSDQRMPGMLGSEFLERAKKRTPDTIRYLITGYSDIDAITDAVNKGSIHRYISKPWDNKVLIETIQAGLEQHELIMENHRLFKLAKDQNSKLYKLNVQLKTNMEKHKVKINELDSQITELKARLKKGFKKRDYVNEIELLLKENNMLKTLNLNELYAALMKELFEQFKEIATRNGFEMPESI from the coding sequence ATGTCGCAAGAAAAAAAAAACAGGCTCAAAAAAAAATACGATCATACGGTTTTGATCGTGGATGATGAAGAAATGGTCGGCAAATCCCTTGGGCGGTTGTTGAATAAAATCGGGGTCAAATACGTCTATATGGAATCGGGACAAGCCGCCCTGGAATGGGTTGAAAGCGCTAAAAAGCCCTTTTCTTTGATATTGTCGGATCAGCGAATGCCCGGGATGCTCGGATCGGAATTCCTGGAAAGAGCGAAGAAAAGGACACCGGATACGATCCGGTATCTGATCACCGGATATTCCGATATTGACGCCATTACCGATGCCGTGAACAAGGGATCCATTCACCGGTATATTTCAAAGCCATGGGACAACAAGGTTTTAATAGAAACCATACAGGCCGGGCTTGAACAGCATGAACTGATCATGGAAAATCATAGGCTGTTCAAATTGGCGAAAGATCAGAACTCAAAATTGTACAAGCTAAACGTTCAACTCAAAACGAATATGGAAAAACACAAGGTAAAAATCAATGAACTGGACAGCCAGATCACAGAGCTCAAAGCCCGGCTCAAAAAAGGATTTAAAAAAAGAGACTACGTTAATGAAATTGAGCTGCTGCTAAAGGAGAACAATATGCTGAAAACCCTGAATCTCAACGAACTTTATGCGGCATTAATGAAAGAACTTTTTGAACAGTTTAAGGAGATTGCGACCAGAAACGGCTTTGAAATGCCCGAAAGCATATAG
- a CDS encoding flagellar assembly protein A, which yields MGHSENYAILVVDDDEPIVKNIRRILNRKGFTNIVSALNGEQGLKLLESVKVPFFLILSDQQMPGMSGAEFLEKSIMISPESRRMIITGFLDFDTIVDSVNKGAVHQYITKPWDNDDLVLRVIAEKEIYLQQQERKRMFKVTNHQNAKLFELASKLKAVNQKHRQMIREREQSVDALKQSLVKAKAEAEHKEIFLGLDELLSSTITISKENLVQALSVVHKEINLMMERITKRNKVVFSGDPSADVLGDMDDPVYEIIDQIIENVVQAVEPELSDIGSEPDVGVTVDDYDRLPDFGTLAFNDGYITQGELEQAREELEEKETEAATGLTLGEVLGSNGYIRRKDLSRIYAKLALIQMRILDRELGRMLIEKEEATKKDVDRALRKQLNIFEDSGAAFLLGDLLVDAEVISVKVRDEVMASQDRSGKMAADDSTQFSSEFGAFVDLQISEDHTQAHIRVPKAAQGTENIQPIKDLIKKRGITYGIVPDSNIMDFVKACRDPHEQFVVAQGIPVSVGKPAQIRYHFNVEHESAGTIREDGSIDFTSRGDSPFVKKGELLAEKIPMEQARPGRDIFGETLLVDDVDDVPLKGGWGTLISEDGLKLTATIQGQPSLNLKGAVSVLEQFTINGDVDFKTGNINFKGNVLVKGIVKEGFKVECDDLITDEINGGIVRIRGDLKVSNGIINADVQAQGGVQAKFVNNSKIYAYRNMMVVREIMDSWIAVSGNLKNETGRITSSTVAARQGLDLKQIGTEKAEVSTVKAGADDHIQWVALQYDKKMDDINLRLQALIKEKLKHERENNDLHVEIANQTFVQEKITQKMDFTEKKIGKVTGGARQQLAKELKALEKKMAQADDRIKSLFEEQDLALKKIEACDHRIEKENAELAEIKKEKEASIERIQKEPAKALLKINKKVFAGTRIMGTLATSIVKNDTGMCKFMEIDSQYPGIPKILVKKNL from the coding sequence ATGGGCCATTCTGAAAATTATGCCATTTTGGTCGTCGACGATGACGAACCCATCGTGAAAAACATCCGTAGGATCTTAAATCGAAAAGGGTTCACCAATATCGTCTCTGCGCTAAACGGTGAACAGGGACTCAAACTTCTGGAAAGCGTCAAGGTCCCTTTTTTCCTGATTCTGTCCGACCAGCAGATGCCCGGTATGTCCGGTGCCGAATTTCTCGAAAAGAGCATCATGATTAGCCCGGAGTCCAGGCGGATGATTATTACTGGCTTTTTAGACTTTGATACCATTGTTGATTCAGTAAATAAAGGCGCCGTTCACCAATACATTACCAAACCCTGGGACAATGACGATTTGGTGCTTCGTGTCATAGCGGAAAAGGAAATCTATCTGCAGCAGCAGGAACGAAAACGCATGTTCAAGGTTACCAACCATCAAAATGCGAAGTTGTTTGAACTGGCCTCCAAGCTCAAAGCCGTTAACCAGAAGCACCGCCAGATGATCAGGGAGCGGGAACAGTCGGTTGACGCTCTCAAACAGTCCCTGGTAAAAGCGAAAGCCGAAGCCGAACACAAGGAAATTTTCCTGGGCCTGGACGAATTGCTGTCCAGCACCATTACCATCAGCAAGGAGAATCTGGTTCAAGCCCTTTCTGTGGTCCATAAAGAAATTAATCTGATGATGGAGAGAATCACGAAACGAAACAAAGTGGTATTTTCCGGGGACCCGTCTGCCGATGTTTTAGGGGACATGGATGACCCTGTGTATGAAATCATCGACCAGATTATTGAAAACGTGGTCCAGGCCGTGGAGCCGGAATTGAGCGACATCGGTTCCGAACCGGATGTGGGTGTGACAGTTGACGACTACGACAGGTTGCCGGATTTTGGGACCCTGGCGTTTAATGACGGATACATCACCCAGGGTGAACTGGAACAGGCCAGGGAGGAACTTGAAGAAAAAGAGACCGAAGCCGCCACAGGATTGACGTTGGGTGAGGTTCTGGGCAGCAACGGATATATCAGGCGAAAGGATTTGAGTCGAATATATGCCAAATTGGCCCTGATTCAGATGCGCATCCTGGACCGGGAGCTGGGCCGAATGCTCATTGAAAAAGAAGAGGCCACCAAAAAGGACGTAGACCGGGCCCTAAGAAAGCAGTTGAACATTTTCGAAGACAGCGGGGCCGCGTTTCTTTTAGGCGATCTTTTGGTGGACGCGGAGGTGATTTCGGTAAAGGTCCGGGATGAGGTCATGGCTTCACAAGACAGAAGCGGGAAAATGGCTGCAGACGATTCCACGCAATTTTCTTCAGAATTCGGCGCCTTTGTGGACCTCCAGATTTCCGAGGATCATACCCAGGCCCATATCCGGGTGCCAAAAGCCGCCCAGGGTACGGAAAACATTCAGCCCATAAAAGATCTGATCAAAAAACGGGGTATTACCTACGGGATTGTGCCGGACAGCAATATCATGGACTTTGTTAAAGCCTGTAGAGATCCTCATGAACAATTTGTTGTTGCCCAGGGAATCCCGGTCAGTGTGGGAAAGCCCGCCCAGATTCGCTACCATTTTAATGTGGAACATGAATCGGCCGGTACCATCCGGGAAGACGGTTCAATCGATTTTACCTCAAGGGGAGACTCCCCTTTTGTCAAAAAAGGGGAGTTGCTTGCGGAAAAGATTCCCATGGAGCAGGCCCGGCCCGGCCGGGATATTTTCGGTGAGACCCTTCTGGTCGACGATGTGGACGACGTGCCCCTGAAGGGAGGGTGGGGCACCTTGATTTCCGAAGACGGCCTGAAACTGACCGCGACCATCCAGGGACAACCCAGCCTGAATCTCAAGGGGGCCGTCTCGGTTCTCGAGCAGTTTACCATCAACGGAGATGTGGATTTTAAAACCGGAAACATCAATTTCAAAGGTAATGTCCTGGTTAAGGGAATAGTCAAAGAAGGATTCAAAGTCGAGTGCGACGATCTGATTACGGATGAGATTAACGGCGGCATTGTTCGGATCAGAGGAGATTTAAAGGTTTCCAACGGCATTATCAATGCCGATGTCCAGGCCCAGGGAGGGGTTCAGGCAAAATTTGTTAACAATTCAAAGATCTATGCCTACCGAAACATGATGGTGGTCCGGGAAATCATGGACTCTTGGATTGCCGTCAGCGGCAACCTTAAAAATGAGACCGGTCGGATCACATCCTCAACGGTTGCGGCCCGACAGGGCCTGGATCTTAAACAGATCGGAACGGAAAAAGCCGAGGTGTCCACCGTCAAGGCAGGTGCTGACGATCATATCCAATGGGTGGCCCTTCAGTACGACAAAAAAATGGATGACATCAATCTCAGACTCCAAGCCCTGATCAAGGAAAAATTAAAGCATGAAAGGGAAAACAACGATCTGCATGTGGAAATCGCCAACCAGACCTTTGTCCAGGAAAAAATTACCCAAAAAATGGATTTCACCGAAAAAAAAATTGGGAAAGTTACAGGGGGCGCCCGTCAGCAGTTAGCCAAGGAGCTCAAGGCCCTTGAAAAGAAAATGGCTCAAGCCGATGACCGAATCAAATCACTGTTCGAGGAGCAGGACCTGGCGCTTAAAAAAATTGAAGCCTGCGATCACCGGATAGAAAAAGAAAATGCAGAGCTTGCCGAAATAAAAAAAGAAAAGGAAGCTTCCATTGAGAGAATTCAAAAAGAGCCGGCAAAGGCCCTTCTTAAAATCAACAAAAAAGTTTTTGCCGGCACCCGGATTATGGGCACCCTGGCAACAAGTATTGTCAAAAACGATACCGGGATGTGCAAATTTATGGAAATTGACTCGCAATACCCGGGCATCCCTAAAATACTTGTCAAAAAGAACCTCTAA
- a CDS encoding flagellar assembly protein A, translated as MTQTKKHRIFLVETDTDLQQRIQKLIRVILGYEVMIFDSTQSALEALEILKKNVISLIISSYRMNMIKGDEMLQKAKAISIQSRRMLITDVSNIEIMINAINTADIHSCLVLPFKDADLVNQVKNQCAQYNIIQKKKNLSRVTRRQNHQLFKLASDLKLTDEKQVKEIQRREAEIERLKKESASTPPCSCALASVKDHLEQRCIEITPQTIEEQWRFLESRFNDLFFQFASHNKESIYRLSYQEIKNLPATGNEYRKASPNLLLSILDLLPQENLSPGMEKESMASFAVEGLLDDYLDLGFSKDKVQAFIKIKKYNPKVLTLKSIKIFLRDNQVVSGLRADQEILSWIEKATETSPAFAVAEGKAPVFSKNAEIRYHFKEDYLQPGKLKEDGTIDFTDRGKIPFVKKDTFLAAKIDPVQGVPGKDVSGQQIPVPEPEDLIFEAGPGARMDKAGGKIYADTDGQPSLNALGKVSVLSELEINGDVDFQSGNVDFEGNLLVKGSIKEGFTVKAASLTCNQIEGGRIELSGNLNCSAGIINAKLIAVNGTIQAKYVNNSVVDSFGDMIIQKEIVDSKIQISGRLINPRGSILSSKICAKGGIEIGNVGTEVSTPSTLTVGKDLYIEGLIARSDHMQSRMLEIISQLANEIRELNKEDSQLHAKISENAYLQDRYQVELKDIEKKKFNLKASGNMLAYHKVLQTADKLEKQIQNAEEDIEVQFERQDAIAYKITHKKNRIGELEKKIRSYEKEKDNYLEISARKKAVPEVIVTKRIMSGNVVNTPNVQKRFNRPATRCRIVEIKYVRDGMFLYEIEVNFK; from the coding sequence ATGACCCAGACGAAAAAACATCGAATCTTTCTCGTTGAAACCGATACCGATCTCCAGCAAAGAATCCAGAAATTGATCCGTGTTATCTTGGGATATGAGGTAATGATTTTTGATTCAACCCAATCCGCCCTTGAGGCCCTGGAAATCCTCAAAAAAAATGTCATCTCTCTGATTATTTCCAGCTATCGAATGAACATGATCAAAGGGGATGAGATGCTCCAGAAGGCAAAGGCCATCTCTATCCAGAGCCGCCGCATGCTCATAACAGATGTCTCGAATATTGAAATCATGATCAATGCCATCAACACGGCAGATATTCATTCATGCCTGGTGCTGCCGTTCAAGGACGCAGACCTCGTCAATCAGGTTAAAAATCAATGCGCCCAGTACAATATTATCCAGAAGAAAAAAAATCTGAGCCGGGTGACCCGCCGTCAGAATCATCAACTTTTCAAACTGGCCAGCGATTTAAAACTAACGGACGAAAAGCAGGTTAAAGAAATCCAGCGGCGGGAAGCCGAAATCGAGCGTCTCAAAAAAGAATCCGCTTCCACGCCCCCTTGTTCCTGCGCTCTGGCTTCGGTCAAAGATCATCTGGAGCAAAGGTGCATAGAAATCACACCCCAAACAATAGAGGAACAATGGCGCTTTTTGGAGAGTCGGTTCAACGACCTGTTTTTTCAATTTGCCTCACACAACAAGGAGTCTATTTACCGGTTGAGTTATCAGGAGATCAAAAATCTTCCGGCCACTGGGAATGAATACCGAAAGGCCTCACCCAACTTGCTCCTTTCCATTCTTGATCTGCTTCCGCAAGAAAACTTATCCCCTGGTATGGAAAAGGAGTCTATGGCCTCTTTTGCAGTAGAAGGTCTTCTGGATGATTACCTTGATTTGGGCTTTTCCAAGGATAAGGTCCAGGCTTTCATTAAGATCAAGAAGTACAACCCGAAGGTACTGACCCTGAAAAGCATCAAGATTTTTTTAAGGGACAACCAGGTTGTTTCCGGTCTCAGAGCGGATCAGGAGATTTTGTCCTGGATCGAAAAGGCTACGGAAACATCGCCTGCCTTTGCCGTGGCAGAAGGGAAAGCCCCCGTATTTTCAAAAAACGCAGAAATCCGCTACCATTTCAAGGAAGATTACCTCCAACCCGGAAAGCTCAAGGAAGATGGAACCATTGATTTCACGGACAGGGGGAAAATTCCGTTTGTAAAAAAAGACACCTTTCTGGCGGCCAAAATCGATCCGGTTCAGGGTGTCCCGGGAAAAGATGTTTCCGGCCAGCAAATCCCTGTGCCCGAACCTGAAGACCTGATCTTTGAGGCCGGGCCGGGAGCTAGGATGGACAAAGCCGGTGGCAAAATTTATGCCGACACCGATGGCCAGCCCAGTCTGAATGCCCTTGGAAAAGTGTCAGTTCTTTCGGAGCTTGAAATCAACGGGGATGTGGATTTTCAATCTGGCAACGTTGATTTTGAAGGCAACCTTCTTGTCAAAGGCAGCATCAAGGAGGGGTTTACGGTCAAAGCCGCATCTTTGACCTGCAATCAGATTGAGGGGGGCCGGATCGAACTGAGCGGAAATCTGAACTGCAGCGCCGGGATCATCAACGCCAAACTGATCGCGGTCAATGGGACCATTCAGGCAAAATATGTGAATAACAGTGTTGTGGATTCCTTTGGCGACATGATCATCCAAAAGGAGATCGTTGATTCAAAAATACAGATCAGTGGCCGGCTGATCAACCCCCGTGGATCCATTCTCTCATCGAAAATTTGCGCCAAGGGAGGCATAGAAATCGGCAATGTTGGAACGGAAGTGTCCACACCATCAACCTTGACTGTTGGAAAAGATCTATATATCGAGGGTTTGATCGCCCGGAGTGATCACATGCAAAGCCGGATGTTAGAAATTATATCCCAGCTTGCAAACGAAATAAGAGAGCTTAACAAGGAAGACAGCCAGCTTCATGCAAAAATTTCAGAAAATGCCTATCTTCAGGATCGTTACCAGGTTGAATTAAAGGACATTGAAAAAAAGAAATTCAATTTAAAGGCCTCGGGTAACATGCTGGCTTACCATAAGGTCCTGCAGACTGCGGATAAACTGGAGAAACAGATTCAAAATGCCGAGGAAGACATTGAGGTACAGTTTGAAAGACAGGATGCTATTGCTTACAAAATCACCCACAAAAAGAACCGGATCGGTGAATTGGAAAAAAAGATCCGATCCTATGAAAAGGAAAAAGACAATTACCTTGAAATATCAGCCAGAAAGAAAGCCGTTCCTGAAGTGATTGTTACCAAAAGAATCATGTCCGGCAACGTGGTCAACACCCCCAATGTACAGAAACGTTTCAACCGACCGGCAACCCGGTGCCGGATTGTGGAAATCAAGTATGTTAGGGACGGGATGTTTTTATATGAAATAGAGGTGAATTTTAAGTGA
- the larE gene encoding ATP-dependent sacrificial sulfur transferase LarE: MAGNKEFSLLLNLLKDAPGLAIAFSGGADSAFLLAAALIAGVKSVLPVTVVTDFFTAGEKERVVRLGQYIGITPVFVPANILDEARVTRNTDRRCYFCKLFLFSRVMEVAKKHGIHTLLHGANLDDLKESRPGMDAARELGFKTPLVDAGFSKEQIRACSKILGLETWNLPAQSCLATRIPQGDIITKEKLVKVERAETCLHGLGFGQVRVRCHGDLARIEAAPAELHRFVDPDVRQEIVQTFKRAGFYSVCLDLEVMRR, encoded by the coding sequence TTGGCCGGAAATAAAGAATTTTCCCTTCTGCTTAATTTATTAAAAGATGCTCCGGGTCTGGCCATTGCTTTTTCAGGTGGTGCCGATTCGGCATTTCTGCTTGCGGCAGCACTTATTGCCGGAGTGAAATCGGTATTGCCTGTTACCGTTGTCACTGATTTTTTTACCGCTGGGGAAAAAGAACGGGTGGTACGCTTGGGTCAATATATAGGTATAACCCCTGTTTTTGTTCCTGCAAATATTCTGGATGAAGCCAGGGTGACCCGGAATACGGACAGGCGCTGTTATTTTTGTAAGTTATTTTTATTTTCCAGGGTCATGGAGGTTGCAAAGAAACACGGGATTCATACCTTGTTGCACGGGGCAAACCTGGACGACTTAAAGGAATCTCGGCCTGGCATGGATGCGGCCCGGGAGCTGGGCTTTAAAACGCCTTTGGTGGATGCTGGTTTTTCAAAAGAGCAAATTCGTGCGTGTTCAAAGATATTGGGTCTTGAAACATGGAATTTGCCTGCTCAGTCCTGCCTGGCCACTCGTATCCCCCAAGGAGATATCATTACCAAAGAAAAGCTTGTAAAAGTTGAGCGGGCAGAAACCTGCCTCCATGGTTTGGGTTTTGGCCAGGTGCGGGTGCGGTGCCATGGGGATTTAGCCCGAATTGAAGCAGCGCCTGCTGAATTACATCGTTTTGTTGACCCGGATGTGAGGCAGGAAATAGTGCAGACGTTTAAACGTGCGGGTTTTTATTCTGTATGTCTTGACTTGGAGGTTATGCGCCGATAA
- the ndk gene encoding nucleoside-diphosphate kinase translates to MERTLSIIKPDGVEKNVIGEVIKRFETNGIKIAAMKMIHLSKSQAQGFYAVHKERPFFDSLTDFMTSGPIVVMVLEGEDVIAKNRKLMGATNFKEAEEGTIRKEYATDIEKNVVHGSDAPETAAFEIGYFFNDLELHSR, encoded by the coding sequence GTGGAAAGAACCTTATCCATTATCAAGCCTGACGGTGTAGAAAAAAACGTCATCGGCGAAGTCATCAAACGCTTTGAAACCAACGGCATTAAAATCGCAGCCATGAAAATGATCCATCTTAGCAAATCCCAGGCCCAAGGGTTTTATGCGGTTCATAAAGAACGTCCTTTTTTCGACAGTCTGACTGATTTCATGACATCGGGCCCCATCGTTGTAATGGTACTCGAGGGCGAAGATGTTATCGCAAAAAATAGAAAACTGATGGGTGCCACAAATTTCAAAGAAGCAGAAGAAGGCACCATCCGAAAGGAATATGCCACGGACATTGAAAAAAATGTTGTCCACGGCTCTGATGCTCCGGAAACCGCTGCATTTGAAATTGGTTATTTCTTCAACGACTTAGAGTTGCACTCCCGTTAG
- the coaE gene encoding dephospho-CoA kinase (Dephospho-CoA kinase (CoaE) performs the final step in coenzyme A biosynthesis.) has product MLKIGVTGSAGSGKSLVCEGFRRIGLVTLDCDEIARQVVEPGRTAYDLVVKAFGSEVIAPDRTLDRPALRRMIVTTKGSREKLESILHPIIISETVRLMEEAVYIKKKSCAVEVPLLFELGMENLFDVVVVVTASDSTLVDRISCRDGVNRENAQKLLAIQMPQSEKVQKADYVIENRGEPEAVFKFVDGLYQKLINQRLTKK; this is encoded by the coding sequence ATGCTTAAAATAGGCGTGACAGGATCAGCAGGTTCTGGTAAAAGTCTTGTGTGTGAGGGCTTTCGGCGTATCGGGCTGGTAACCTTGGACTGTGATGAAATTGCAAGGCAGGTGGTCGAGCCGGGTCGGACTGCATATGATTTGGTGGTCAAGGCGTTTGGTAGCGAGGTTATAGCCCCGGACCGCACGTTGGATCGCCCGGCCTTGCGACGTATGATTGTAACCACAAAAGGCAGTCGGGAAAAACTTGAATCCATTTTACATCCTATCATTATTAGTGAAACGGTCAGGCTGATGGAAGAAGCGGTTTATATAAAGAAAAAATCATGTGCTGTTGAAGTTCCTCTTCTGTTTGAGCTCGGCATGGAAAATCTTTTCGATGTCGTGGTGGTTGTGACCGCTTCGGATAGCACTCTTGTTGACCGGATTTCCTGCCGGGACGGTGTGAACCGGGAAAATGCCCAAAAGCTTTTGGCCATCCAGATGCCCCAGTCCGAAAAGGTCCAGAAGGCTGATTACGTCATTGAGAATAGAGGTGAGCCGGAAGCTGTTTTTAAATTTGTGGATGGTTTGTATCAAAAACTTATCAATCAGCGCTTGACAAAAAAATAA
- the rho gene encoding transcription termination factor Rho, producing MNLVELNKMKISELTKLAKKYNIQGIGGLKKQELIFALLQANIEESGQIYGEGTLEILPDGFGFLRAPGYNYLPGPDDIYVSPSQIRRFNLRTGDTISGQVRQPKDSERYFALLKVEAVNFMNPEMAAETILFDNLMPLYPDRKMNLEAESDNYSMRVIDLMSPIGFGQRGLIVSPPKAGKTMLLQNIANSMIRAHKNIVPMILLIDERPEEVTDMARSVDAEVISSTFDEPSERHVQVAEMVIEKAKRIVEQGHDVVILLDSITRLARAYNAVMPPSGKILSGGVDSNALDRPKRFFGAARNIEEGGSLTIIATALVDTGSRMDEVIFEEFKGTGNMELVLDRKLADKRVFPAIDMNRSGTRKEELLLDPEVLNRVWILRKLLSSLNSVDAMQFLLEKMEGTKDNKEFLEMMNS from the coding sequence ATGAATCTTGTCGAACTTAATAAGATGAAAATCAGTGAGCTCACCAAGCTTGCCAAAAAATACAATATTCAGGGTATTGGCGGCCTTAAGAAGCAGGAACTGATTTTTGCCCTGCTCCAGGCCAATATTGAAGAAAGTGGACAGATTTACGGTGAAGGCACCCTTGAAATCCTTCCGGATGGATTCGGTTTTTTGAGGGCGCCAGGGTACAATTATCTGCCCGGTCCCGACGATATTTATGTTTCTCCCTCCCAGATTCGGCGGTTTAATCTGCGCACCGGAGATACCATTTCCGGCCAGGTTCGCCAGCCAAAGGATTCTGAACGGTATTTTGCATTGCTGAAAGTGGAAGCCGTTAATTTCATGAATCCTGAAATGGCGGCTGAAACTATTTTATTTGATAACCTTATGCCCCTGTATCCGGATCGTAAAATGAACCTTGAGGCAGAATCTGATAATTATTCCATGCGGGTCATTGATCTGATGTCCCCTATCGGATTCGGCCAGCGCGGCCTTATCGTGTCTCCGCCTAAGGCCGGCAAGACCATGCTGCTCCAGAATATTGCCAATTCCATGATCCGGGCCCATAAAAATATTGTTCCTATGATCCTGCTCATTGATGAACGCCCCGAAGAGGTGACGGACATGGCACGTTCCGTAGATGCGGAAGTGATTTCTTCCACCTTTGATGAACCTTCCGAGCGACATGTGCAGGTGGCTGAAATGGTGATTGAAAAAGCCAAGAGAATTGTGGAACAGGGCCATGATGTTGTAATTCTTTTAGACAGTATCACACGACTTGCAAGGGCTTACAATGCGGTGATGCCACCTTCGGGGAAAATTTTGTCCGGTGGTGTGGATTCCAATGCTCTGGATCGTCCCAAGCGTTTTTTCGGTGCAGCCCGAAATATCGAGGAAGGCGGCAGTTTGACCATTATTGCCACAGCGCTTGTTGATACCGGGTCTAGAATGGATGAGGTTATTTTTGAAGAATTCAAGGGCACAGGTAATATGGAACTCGTGCTTGATCGAAAATTGGCGGACAAGCGTGTATTTCCTGCCATTGACATGAACCGTTCCGGTACCCGAAAAGAGGAATTGCTTCTTGACCCTGAAGTGCTGAATCGGGTTTGGATTTTAAGAAAATTGCTTTCAAGTTTAAATTCCGTGGATGCAATGCAGTTTTTACTTGAAAAAATGGAAGGAACAAAGGATAATAAAGAGTTTCTTGAAATGATGAATTCATAA
- the rpmE gene encoding 50S ribosomal protein L31, with protein MKKDIHPNYTKTTATCACGATFDISSTRENIKVEICSQCHPFFTGKQKLVDSAGRIDRFKKKYAGFDASKLV; from the coding sequence ATGAAAAAAGACATCCATCCGAACTACACAAAAACAACAGCAACTTGTGCCTGTGGCGCAACATTTGACATCAGTTCCACAAGAGAGAACATCAAGGTGGAAATCTGTTCCCAGTGTCATCCTTTTTTTACCGGCAAGCAGAAACTGGTTGACTCTGCCGGTCGTATTGACCGCTTCAAGAAAAAATACGCAGGGTTTGACGCAAGCAAACTGGTTTAG